The following proteins are encoded in a genomic region of Methanobrevibacter sp.:
- a CDS encoding SufD family Fe-S cluster assembly protein yields MLSVRNVLHDAEKAKDKKAPLGVDVTIENFTDEDIDAKEILDDLGDLSKKTKDSLLKVGVDAEENGRAGSFIQVDQSNIFTNNSISNSVEIMNIGVALEKYHWLKDYMWQVVKPDADKYTAKTALREEKDGAKSGYFIRSLPGTKEVFPVQACMFISDEDIMQTAHNIIIAEENSELHLITGCATGDDVSSAMHVGVSEMYLKPGSKITFTMIHNWAEQVEVRPRTGVKLAENATYLNNYILTSPVSTLQSYPTAYCDGANSRAIFQSIQGGKKDSIIDVGSRAILNAPGARSEIISRAVSQDESQIYSRGHLAGTVPGVRGHLECHGLVLSDDSLIYAVPELEASSANLEMSHEAAVGKIDEDEINYLTARGISEEDAASMIVRGFLSMDITGLPDELAQETQSMIDMSLDGM; encoded by the coding sequence TTTTACTGATGAAGATATCGATGCTAAAGAGATTTTAGATGATTTAGGTGACTTATCTAAGAAAACTAAGGATTCTCTTTTGAAAGTAGGTGTAGATGCTGAAGAGAATGGAAGGGCAGGTTCATTTATTCAAGTTGACCAAAGTAATATTTTCACTAATAATTCCATATCCAATTCTGTAGAAATCATGAATATTGGTGTAGCTTTAGAGAAATATCACTGGTTAAAAGATTATATGTGGCAAGTCGTTAAGCCTGACGCTGATAAGTATACTGCTAAGACCGCTTTACGTGAAGAAAAGGATGGTGCAAAAAGTGGTTACTTTATTAGATCACTTCCAGGTACCAAAGAGGTTTTCCCGGTTCAGGCATGCATGTTTATCAGTGATGAGGATATTATGCAGACAGCGCATAACATAATCATTGCTGAAGAGAATTCTGAGCTTCATTTGATTACCGGTTGTGCAACTGGTGATGATGTTTCATCAGCTATGCATGTAGGTGTTTCTGAGATGTATCTCAAACCAGGATCTAAAATAACATTTACCATGATTCACAATTGGGCTGAACAGGTTGAAGTTCGTCCTAGAACTGGTGTCAAGTTAGCTGAAAATGCTACTTATTTAAACAATTATATATTGACAAGTCCTGTAAGTACTTTACAATCATATCCTACTGCTTACTGTGATGGTGCTAATTCAAGAGCAATCTTCCAAAGTATTCAAGGGGGTAAAAAGGATTCCATAATTGACGTAGGTTCAAGGGCTATTTTAAATGCTCCTGGAGCTCGTTCAGAGATTATTTCTCGTGCTGTTTCACAGGATGAATCTCAAATTTACTCAAGAGGTCACTTGGCTGGAACAGTTCCTGGAGTAAGGGGACATTTGGAATGTCATGGGTTAGTGCTATCTGATGATAGTTTGATTTATGCGGTTCCTGAATTGGAAGCTAGCTCTGCAAATCTTGAAATGTCTCACGAAGCGGCTGTTGGTAAAATCGATGAAGATGAAATCAATTATTTAACAGCAAGAGGAATTTCCGAAGAGGATGCTGCTTCTATGATTGTAAGAGGATTTTTAAGCATGGATATTACTGGATTGCCTGATGAACTCGCTCAAGAGACACAATCCATGATTGATATGAGTTTAGATGGGATGTAA
- a CDS encoding hydrogenase iron-sulfur subunit produces MADDIKIVMFCCNWCSYGGADTAGTARMQYPPNIRVIRVMCSGRIDPQFILKAFQEGADGVFVAGCHMGDCHYDAGNYKLDRRMRLVYKLVEDMGIGKERVHHDWISASEGEKFSEAVKMMVNRIKELGPAPLKGQIQAEN; encoded by the coding sequence ATGGCTGATGATATAAAAATTGTAATGTTTTGTTGTAACTGGTGTTCCTATGGAGGAGCGGACACAGCAGGTACTGCACGTATGCAATACCCACCGAATATTAGAGTTATTCGTGTAATGTGTTCTGGAAGAATTGACCCACAATTTATATTGAAAGCATTCCAAGAAGGTGCTGACGGTGTATTTGTAGCTGGATGTCACATGGGTGACTGCCACTACGATGCAGGTAACTATAAATTAGATCGTCGTATGAGATTAGTTTATAAATTAGTTGAAGATATGGGAATCGGTAAAGAAAGAGTCCATCACGACTGGATTTCCGCATCTGAAGGTGAAAAATTCTCTGAAGCTGTTAAAATGATGGTTAACAGAATCAAAGAATTAGGACCTGCACCATTAAAAGGTCAAATCCAAGCTGAAAACTAA
- a CDS encoding F420-nonreducing hydrogenase: MADKVKIGTMWLGGCSGCHLSIADFHESLLDVMELADFKFSPVLMDTKYDEVPELDILIVEGGIRNDENRELAEMLKEKANMVIAYGTCACYGGIPGLGNLWTVEELEQEAYVNSVSTVNPEGIIPHEDVPHLESRVRPLDSVMDIDLMIPGCPPRSDVVAQAVLALLNGETIELPATNLCEVCPREKPPEGLAMDFIKRQFELGAPAPDLCLISQGLICLGPATVSLCGAECPSIAIQCRGCYGPTSKVLDQGAKMISAIASDYGVDEDKTVDPEAVADQLDDIVGTFYTYTLPAALVPVKMQKGGE, translated from the coding sequence ATGGCAGATAAAGTTAAGATAGGAACTATGTGGTTAGGTGGATGTTCTGGTTGTCACTTATCTATTGCAGATTTCCACGAATCATTATTAGATGTTATGGAATTAGCTGATTTCAAATTCTCACCTGTTCTTATGGATACCAAATATGATGAAGTACCTGAATTAGATATTCTCATTGTAGAAGGTGGAATTAGAAACGATGAAAACAGAGAATTAGCTGAAATGTTAAAAGAAAAAGCTAACATGGTAATCGCTTACGGAACTTGCGCATGTTACGGTGGTATTCCAGGTCTCGGAAACTTATGGACCGTTGAAGAATTAGAACAAGAAGCTTACGTAAACTCAGTTTCCACTGTAAACCCAGAAGGTATTATTCCACACGAAGATGTACCACATCTCGAAAGCAGAGTAAGACCTTTAGATTCTGTAATGGATATCGATTTAATGATTCCAGGTTGCCCACCACGTTCTGATGTTGTTGCTCAAGCAGTATTAGCATTATTAAATGGTGAAACTATTGAATTACCAGCTACCAACCTTTGTGAAGTTTGTCCTAGAGAAAAACCACCTGAAGGTTTAGCTATGGATTTCATTAAAAGACAATTCGAACTCGGAGCTCCTGCACCAGATTTATGTTTAATTAGTCAAGGATTAATCTGTTTGGGTCCTGCTACTGTTTCATTATGTGGAGCAGAATGTCCAAGTATTGCTATCCAATGTAGAGGATGTTACGGACCTACTTCTAAAGTATTAGATCAAGGAGCAAAAATGATTAGTGCAATCGCTTCTGACTACGGTGTAGACGAAGATAAAACTGTCGACCCAGAAGCAGTAGCTGATCAATTAGATGATATTGTAGGTACTTTCTACACTTACACCTTACCTGCAGCTTTAGTACCTGTTAAAATGCAAAAAGGAGGAGAATAA
- a CDS encoding Ni/Fe hydrogenase subunit alpha codes for MVKLTMEPVTRIEGHAKITVHLDDAGEVVDTRLHVMEFRGFEKFLQGRPIEEIARIVPRICGICDVQHHLAAAKAADQIFGFKDDDILPAAYKMREIMNWGSFMHSHALHFYFLAAPDFIIPDANRTNRNVFQIIKDQPDIALQAIEIRRNGLEMVRKIGGRPIHPTSSTPGGISTELDAETQKDLLNRAKRNIELAQATLDLAVPILESKMDLVETLGNFGDTRHCGLVNNGVWDVYNGDVRIKDKDGNIYCEYNNLEYKDVVAEHVKPYSWLKFPYIKELGYPEGIYRVAPLSRINVCDKMPDAAPLAQAALEDFRDRFGYAQAPLLFHWARLIELLAAAECAADTLDQDLSGQKFPDELERTAGEGAGIVEAARGTLIHNYKTDDQGLVTEANIVVATIQNNPAMEKGIQKVAKDYIKPGVEVDDKIFNLMEMVIRAYDPCLSCATHTMDSQMRLAEVEIVDSEGNIIKKF; via the coding sequence ATGGTAAAACTTACTATGGAACCTGTAACCCGTATTGAAGGACACGCAAAAATTACTGTACACCTCGACGACGCTGGAGAAGTTGTTGACACAAGATTACATGTTATGGAATTCAGAGGATTCGAAAAATTCTTACAAGGTCGTCCTATTGAAGAAATTGCAAGAATCGTTCCTAGAATCTGTGGTATTTGTGATGTACAACACCACTTAGCTGCTGCAAAAGCTGCTGACCAAATCTTCGGATTCAAAGATGATGATATTTTACCTGCAGCATACAAAATGAGAGAAATTATGAACTGGGGTTCATTCATGCACTCTCACGCACTTCACTTCTACTTCTTAGCTGCACCAGATTTCATTATTCCTGACGCAAACAGAACTAACAGAAACGTTTTCCAAATCATCAAAGACCAACCTGACATTGCACTTCAAGCAATTGAAATCAGAAGAAACGGTTTAGAAATGGTTAGAAAAATCGGTGGTCGTCCAATTCACCCAACTTCATCCACCCCTGGTGGTATTTCAACCGAATTAGACGCTGAAACCCAAAAAGATTTATTAAACAGAGCTAAAAGAAACATTGAGTTAGCACAAGCTACCTTAGACTTAGCAGTACCTATTTTAGAAAGTAAAATGGATTTAGTCGAAACCTTAGGTAACTTTGGTGACACCAGACACTGTGGTCTCGTAAACAATGGTGTATGGGATGTTTACAACGGTGACGTAAGAATAAAAGACAAAGATGGTAATATCTACTGCGAATACAACAACTTAGAATACAAAGATGTTGTTGCTGAACACGTAAAACCATACTCCTGGTTAAAATTCCCTTACATTAAAGAATTAGGTTACCCAGAAGGTATCTACAGAGTAGCACCATTATCAAGGATTAACGTTTGTGACAAAATGCCAGATGCTGCACCATTAGCACAAGCTGCATTAGAAGACTTCCGTGACAGATTCGGATATGCTCAAGCTCCATTATTATTCCACTGGGCTAGACTTATCGAATTATTAGCTGCTGCTGAATGTGCTGCTGACACATTAGACCAAGACTTATCTGGTCAAAAATTCCCAGATGAATTAGAAAGAACTGCTGGTGAAGGTGCAGGTATTGTAGAAGCTGCTCGTGGTACTTTAATCCACAACTATAAAACTGATGATCAAGGTTTAGTAACCGAAGCTAACATTGTTGTAGCTACTATCCAAAACAACCCTGCTATGGAAAAAGGTATCCAAAAAGTAGCTAAAGATTACATCAAACCTGGTGTAGAAGTGGATGATAAAATCTTCAATTTAATGGAAATGGTTATTAGAGCTTACGACCCATGTTTATCCTGTGCTACCCACACCATGGATAGTCAAATGAGATTAGCTGAAGTAGAAATTGTAGACAGCGAAGGAAACATCATTAAAAAATTCTAA
- a CDS encoding 4Fe-4S binding protein produces MIVFNEDGCIKCGACQGTCPTSSITVTPTYIQHCDMCGEDPKCAEVCPEGALKVEMFTVDENALDQPRLTFNSSLCTSCGKCEEVCPQKTCVVVDNPNMEVEGFCVMCKQCVEICPVEVIGIPGIIEPKDCGIDLEGKGVVYIVNCVGCGTCVEPCPVDAITLDKIGGTISIDESVCIKCGVCSQTCPWNAVFISEKYPIKREKEIIDFTFDASRCIGCNTCVEACPGDFIKKVSGNLTIELPSICAACGLCVKVCPTDSLDLVVEWGEAHPVNAEGLGYDPEKCEFIGACANKCPTEAIRVVTKTGMACPSLVQTDEDPSFVNCIRCGACAAVCPEDALVVGSIEKMIDGKLQLRDRIEFNPSKCTKCGDCVVACPYNMIHLTDDDKLPIKGFCTLCGQCIEVCPEHALYDK; encoded by the coding sequence ATGATTGTATTTAATGAAGATGGATGTATTAAATGTGGAGCATGTCAAGGTACATGTCCAACTTCATCCATCACTGTAACTCCAACTTATATCCAACACTGTGACATGTGTGGAGAAGATCCAAAATGTGCAGAAGTTTGTCCAGAAGGAGCATTAAAAGTAGAAATGTTCACTGTTGATGAAAATGCACTTGACCAACCAAGATTAACTTTCAACTCCTCATTATGTACCAGTTGTGGTAAATGTGAAGAAGTCTGTCCACAAAAAACCTGTGTAGTTGTAGATAACCCAAACATGGAAGTAGAAGGTTTCTGTGTAATGTGTAAACAATGTGTAGAAATCTGTCCTGTTGAAGTTATCGGTATTCCAGGTATTATTGAACCTAAAGATTGCGGTATCGATCTTGAAGGTAAAGGTGTAGTTTACATCGTAAATTGTGTAGGATGTGGAACTTGTGTAGAACCTTGTCCTGTTGATGCAATTACTCTTGATAAAATCGGTGGAACCATCTCTATCGATGAATCAGTATGTATCAAATGTGGTGTATGTTCCCAAACTTGTCCTTGGAACGCTGTATTTATCTCAGAAAAATACCCAATTAAACGTGAAAAAGAAATCATTGACTTTACCTTTGATGCAAGCAGATGTATCGGATGTAACACTTGTGTAGAAGCATGTCCTGGTGACTTCATTAAGAAAGTTTCAGGTAACTTAACTATTGAGCTTCCTTCAATCTGTGCTGCTTGTGGTTTATGTGTAAAGGTATGTCCAACTGATTCTTTAGACTTAGTAGTTGAATGGGGAGAAGCACACCCTGTAAATGCAGAAGGTTTAGGTTATGACCCAGAAAAATGTGAATTTATTGGTGCTTGTGCTAATAAATGTCCAACCGAAGCTATTCGTGTTGTAACCAAAACCGGTATGGCTTGCCCATCTTTAGTACAAACTGATGAAGACCCTTCATTTGTAAACTGTATTAGATGTGGAGCTTGTGCTGCAGTATGTCCTGAAGATGCTTTAGTTGTCGGTTCTATCGAAAAAATGATTGACGGCAAACTCCAACTCAGAGACAGAATCGAGTTCAACCCTTCAAAATGTACTAAATGTGGTGACTGTGTCGTTGCATGTCCATATAACATGATTCATTTAACTGATGATGATAAATTACCAATTAAAGGATTCTGTACTTTATGTGGTCAATGTATCGAAGTATGTCCTGAACACGCATTATATGATAAATAG
- a CDS encoding dihydroorotase family protein, giving the protein MDLIIKNAKLINHPWESNIGIENGKIAEISKQPLNGEEKIDLKGNILLPGFIDPHVHFRDPGLTKKEDFRTGSESAANGGFATVIDMPNTLPKTNTYKDFKDKLAIAEKKSIVNFKLQAGVNTYEEMEKIVGLEPASFKIFMDLETDEELEKIFHDLGELRVRSDYNGLVAVHAENQAIVRAESEKLKDSTNPIDYSYGRPDVAEDVSVKQAIDLAYRNNLRLHICHLSTIKSLDLATTAKNFVDISTEFTPHHLLLNNDSYNTYGTIVKTNPPLRENEKSIQIANLDENSIIGTDHAPHTLEEKNQGTWNSSPGIPNLETVVPLLLNEVNKGNIKLELIPKILSENAAKVFGLENKGEIAIGKDADFTAIDLNREGTINIEKFKTKAEYSPFDGFKYKGEPILTIVNGKTVMNKI; this is encoded by the coding sequence ATGGAGAAGAAAAAATTGATTTGAAAGGAAATATCTTGCTACCCGGATTTATCGATCCGCATGTGCATTTTAGAGATCCGGGCCTAACAAAAAAAGAGGATTTTAGAACAGGCAGTGAAAGTGCTGCAAACGGAGGATTTGCAACCGTAATTGATATGCCCAACACATTGCCAAAAACCAATACATACAAAGATTTTAAAGATAAGCTAGCTATCGCTGAAAAGAAAAGTATCGTGAACTTCAAATTGCAGGCAGGAGTGAATACATATGAAGAAATGGAAAAAATAGTCGGACTTGAACCTGCTTCATTTAAAATATTCATGGATCTGGAAACTGATGAGGAGCTGGAAAAAATATTTCATGATTTAGGAGAACTTAGAGTAAGAAGCGATTATAATGGGCTTGTTGCAGTCCATGCAGAAAACCAGGCCATTGTTAGAGCTGAAAGTGAAAAATTAAAAGACAGTACCAATCCTATTGACTACAGTTACGGAAGACCTGATGTTGCCGAGGACGTTTCAGTAAAGCAAGCAATAGACCTTGCGTATAGAAATAATTTAAGATTGCATATCTGCCATCTAAGTACAATTAAATCATTAGATTTAGCAACAACTGCTAAAAATTTTGTAGACATAAGTACGGAATTTACACCACACCATTTGTTATTGAATAATGATTCATATAATACATATGGTACAATAGTAAAAACCAATCCTCCACTAAGGGAAAATGAAAAAAGCATACAAATAGCAAATCTGGATGAAAATTCAATAATAGGAACAGACCATGCCCCACACACACTTGAAGAAAAGAATCAGGGAACATGGAATTCATCACCAGGAATACCAAATCTTGAAACAGTAGTGCCCCTATTGCTGAATGAAGTTAACAAAGGAAACATAAAACTAGAATTAATACCTAAAATCCTATCAGAAAATGCTGCAAAAGTATTTGGACTTGAAAATAAAGGAGAAATAGCTATTGGAAAAGATGCAGACTTTACAGCTATCGATCTAAATAGAGAAGGCACTATAAATATTGAAAAATTCAAAACAAAAGCAGAATATTCACCATTTGACGGTTTCAAATACAAAGGCGAACCAATACTAACAATAGTAAATGGAAAAACAGTAATGAATAAAATATAA